A genomic window from Balaenoptera acutorostrata chromosome 20, mBalAcu1.1, whole genome shotgun sequence includes:
- the COIL gene encoding coilin isoform X2, whose product MAASETVRLRLQFDYPPPATPHCTSFWLLIDLNRCRVVTDLISLIRQRFGFSSGALLGLYLEGGLLPPTESARLVRDNDCLRVKLEERGVAESPVTVSNGDSTRLLPRKAKKRAFKLEEDEETELDYKNSKKHWKRHENNNSEKTLDLEPKAVTDQSVSKKNKRKNKATCGVVDADGGETKRKSPKKKEKCEYKKQAKTPKSSKAQSVKEWTILKCSPPKGPPARNSLVKAKRKGHTGIHTKDSPDSSSESESYHESTSDGLSNVILEVRHSPEEILTEVSKEGSSMKTTTADKVAAKTGFPSTRIKGKTSRTSSSSSDSSSESDDQCVMSKSTPVCTADFLKTVGLFAGKRCPGPSSQVPNAAGWKQSDSNGGRQALGPPPNVTLPITLGRGWSRGEDLLSWKGARGRGMRGRGRGRGHAVPCVLNRNADYQKQQQLNEMVTNSSTVIQNPIETHKKDYSLLPLLAAAPQVGEKIAFKLLELTSDYSPDVSDYKEGKILSHNPETQQVDIEILSSLPACMVTLTAPPYHVK is encoded by the exons ATGGCAGCCTCCGAGACGGTTAGGCTACGCCTTCAATTCGATTACCCGCCGCCAGCCACCCCGCACTGCACGTCCTTCTGGCTTCTCATCGACTTGAACAGATGCCGAGTAGTCACGGATCTCATCAGTCTCATCCGCCAGCGCTTCGGCTTCAGTTCTGGGGCCCTCCTGGGCCTCTACTTGGAGGGGGGGCTCTTGCCCCCCACCGAGAGCGCGCGCCTGGTACGAGACAACGACTGCCTCAG AGTTAAATTAGAAGAGAGAGGAGTTGCTGAGAGTCCTGTAACAGTTAGTAATGGTGATAGTACTCGTTTATTACCTAGAAAAGCAAAGAAGCGGGCATTTAAGCTGGAGGAAGATGAAGAAACCGAACTAGATTACAAAAATTCAAAGAAGCATTGGAAGAGGCATGAGAACAATAACAGTGAGAAGACCTTGGATCTAGAACCAAAAGCTGTCACAGATCAGAGTGTGAGtaaaaaaaacaagaggaaaaacaaagccACATGTGGTGTAGTGGATGCTGATGGTGGAGAGACCAAAAGAAAATcaccaaagaaaaaggagaaatgtgAATATAAAAAGCAGGCAAAGACTCCCAAGTCTTCTAAAGCACAGTCAGTGAAAGAGTGGACCATCCTGAAGTGCAGTCCTCCAAAAGGTCCTCCTGCTAGAAACAGCCTTGTGAAAGCCAAAAGAAAAGGTCACACAGGCATTCATACAAAAGATAGTCCCGATTCCTCCTCAGAGTCTGAGTCTTATCATGAATCAACCAGTGATGGTCTCAGCAATGTCATCTTGGAGGTCAGACATTCCCCAGAGGAAATCTTGACTGAAGTATCAAAGGAAGGATCCTCTATGAAAACCACAACTGCAGACAAAGTGGCTGCAAAAACTGGTTTTCCCTCTACCCGCATCAAGGGCAAGACCTCCAGAACATCATCTTCTAGTTCAGACTCTAGTTCAGAGTCAGATGACCAATGTGTGATGTCAAAGAGTACCCCAGTGTGTACTGCAGATTTCTTAAAGACTGTAGGTCTCTTTGCAGGAAAACGTTGTCCAGGGCCATCCTCACAGGTTCCAAATGCTGCTGGATGGAAGCAGTCGGACTCAAATGGTGGCAGACAGGCCCTTGGTCCTCCTCCCAACGTGACTCTCCCCATCACTTTGGGAAGAGGTTGGAGTAGGGGAGAGGACCTTCTTTCTTGGAAGGGAGCGAGGGGTCGGGGTATGCGGGGCAGAGGTCGAGGACGAGGGCATGCTGTTCCCTGTGTTTTAAATAGAAATGCTGATTATCAGAAGCAACAGCAGTTGAATGAAATGGTGACAAACTCATCTACTGTTATCCAG AATCCCATAGAGACACACAAGAAGGACTACAGTCTCTTACCGCTTTTAGCAGCTGCCCCTCAAGTTGGAGAAAAGATTGCATTtaag ctTTTGGAACTAACATCCGATTATTCTCCTGATGTTTCTGACTACAAG gaaggaaaaatattaagCCATAATCCGGAGACCCAGCAAGTAGATATAGAAATTCTTTCATCTTTACCTG CCTGCATGGTCACTTTAACGGCCCCACCCTACCATGTAAAGTGA
- the COIL gene encoding coilin isoform X1, translated as MAASETVRLRLQFDYPPPATPHCTSFWLLIDLNRCRVVTDLISLIRQRFGFSSGALLGLYLEGGLLPPTESARLVRDNDCLRVKLEERGVAESPVTVSNGDSTRLLPRKAKKRAFKLEEDEETELDYKNSKKHWKRHENNNSEKTLDLEPKAVTDQSVSKKNKRKNKATCGVVDADGGETKRKSPKKKEKCEYKKQAKTPKSSKAQSVKEWTILKCSPPKGPPARNSLVKAKRKGHTGIHTKDSPDSSSESESYHESTSDGLSNVILEVRHSPEEILTEVSKEGSSMKTTTADKVAAKTGFPSTRIKGKTSRTSSSSSDSSSESDDQCVMSKSTPVCTADFLKTVGLFAGKRCPGPSSQVPNAAGWKQSDSNGGRQALGPPPNVTLPITLGRGWSRGEDLLSWKGARGRGMRGRGRGRGHAVPCVLNRNADYQKQQQLNEMVTNSSTVIQNPIETHKKDYSLLPLLAAAPQVGEKIAFKLLELTSDYSPDVSDYKEGKILSHNPETQQVDIEILSSLPAVKEPGKFDLVYHNENGAEVVEYAVTQEKRITIFWRELIDPRLIIESPSNTKCGASLSMTAPPHGL; from the exons ATGGCAGCCTCCGAGACGGTTAGGCTACGCCTTCAATTCGATTACCCGCCGCCAGCCACCCCGCACTGCACGTCCTTCTGGCTTCTCATCGACTTGAACAGATGCCGAGTAGTCACGGATCTCATCAGTCTCATCCGCCAGCGCTTCGGCTTCAGTTCTGGGGCCCTCCTGGGCCTCTACTTGGAGGGGGGGCTCTTGCCCCCCACCGAGAGCGCGCGCCTGGTACGAGACAACGACTGCCTCAG AGTTAAATTAGAAGAGAGAGGAGTTGCTGAGAGTCCTGTAACAGTTAGTAATGGTGATAGTACTCGTTTATTACCTAGAAAAGCAAAGAAGCGGGCATTTAAGCTGGAGGAAGATGAAGAAACCGAACTAGATTACAAAAATTCAAAGAAGCATTGGAAGAGGCATGAGAACAATAACAGTGAGAAGACCTTGGATCTAGAACCAAAAGCTGTCACAGATCAGAGTGTGAGtaaaaaaaacaagaggaaaaacaaagccACATGTGGTGTAGTGGATGCTGATGGTGGAGAGACCAAAAGAAAATcaccaaagaaaaaggagaaatgtgAATATAAAAAGCAGGCAAAGACTCCCAAGTCTTCTAAAGCACAGTCAGTGAAAGAGTGGACCATCCTGAAGTGCAGTCCTCCAAAAGGTCCTCCTGCTAGAAACAGCCTTGTGAAAGCCAAAAGAAAAGGTCACACAGGCATTCATACAAAAGATAGTCCCGATTCCTCCTCAGAGTCTGAGTCTTATCATGAATCAACCAGTGATGGTCTCAGCAATGTCATCTTGGAGGTCAGACATTCCCCAGAGGAAATCTTGACTGAAGTATCAAAGGAAGGATCCTCTATGAAAACCACAACTGCAGACAAAGTGGCTGCAAAAACTGGTTTTCCCTCTACCCGCATCAAGGGCAAGACCTCCAGAACATCATCTTCTAGTTCAGACTCTAGTTCAGAGTCAGATGACCAATGTGTGATGTCAAAGAGTACCCCAGTGTGTACTGCAGATTTCTTAAAGACTGTAGGTCTCTTTGCAGGAAAACGTTGTCCAGGGCCATCCTCACAGGTTCCAAATGCTGCTGGATGGAAGCAGTCGGACTCAAATGGTGGCAGACAGGCCCTTGGTCCTCCTCCCAACGTGACTCTCCCCATCACTTTGGGAAGAGGTTGGAGTAGGGGAGAGGACCTTCTTTCTTGGAAGGGAGCGAGGGGTCGGGGTATGCGGGGCAGAGGTCGAGGACGAGGGCATGCTGTTCCCTGTGTTTTAAATAGAAATGCTGATTATCAGAAGCAACAGCAGTTGAATGAAATGGTGACAAACTCATCTACTGTTATCCAG AATCCCATAGAGACACACAAGAAGGACTACAGTCTCTTACCGCTTTTAGCAGCTGCCCCTCAAGTTGGAGAAAAGATTGCATTtaag ctTTTGGAACTAACATCCGATTATTCTCCTGATGTTTCTGACTACAAG gaaggaaaaatattaagCCATAATCCGGAGACCCAGCAAGTAGATATAGAAATTCTTTCATCTTTACCTG CCGTGAAAGAACCTGGGAAATTTGATTTGGTTTATCACAACGAAAATGGAGCTGAGGTAGTGGAGTACGCTGTGACGCAGGAGAAGAGG ATCACCATTTTTTGGAGAGAATTAATTGATCCAAGACTGATTATCGAATCTCCAAGTAACACAAAGTGCGGAGCTTCCCTGAGTATGACCGCGCCACCTCATGGTTTATAG